The following proteins are encoded in a genomic region of Flammeovirga pectinis:
- the fabG gene encoding 3-oxoacyl-[acyl-carrier-protein] reductase, translating to MKLLEGKNVLITGASKGIGRSIAIRCAEHGANIGFTYLSSVEKGEALVAELEAFGIKAKGYRSDASKMEAAEKLVQDFTTDFGALDALINNAGITRDTLLMRMTEDQFNEVIRVNLNSVFNMTKAATKTFLKQRNGSIINMSSVVGIYGNAGQANYAASKAGIIGFTQSVAKELAPRNIRCNAVAPGFIETEMTATLDQKVKDVWLADIPMKRGGKPEEVADLCVFLASDMSTYITRQTIQLTGAMKS from the coding sequence ATGAAACTGCTAGAAGGCAAAAACGTTTTGATTACAGGTGCGTCTAAAGGTATTGGACGTTCAATCGCAATTCGTTGCGCGGAACATGGCGCAAATATAGGTTTTACATACCTTTCAAGCGTTGAAAAAGGAGAAGCACTAGTTGCTGAACTTGAAGCGTTTGGTATTAAAGCAAAAGGTTACCGTTCTGATGCTTCTAAAATGGAAGCTGCTGAAAAATTAGTTCAAGATTTCACAACAGATTTCGGTGCATTAGATGCGTTAATTAATAATGCAGGTATTACTAGAGATACTCTTTTAATGCGTATGACTGAAGATCAGTTTAATGAAGTAATTAGAGTAAACTTGAACTCTGTGTTCAATATGACTAAAGCTGCTACTAAGACTTTCTTAAAGCAACGTAACGGTTCTATCATTAATATGAGTTCTGTTGTTGGTATATATGGTAATGCTGGACAAGCAAACTATGCAGCCTCTAAAGCAGGTATTATTGGTTTTACACAATCTGTAGCTAAAGAATTAGCTCCTCGTAACATTCGTTGTAATGCTGTTGCTCCTGGTTTCATTGAAACTGAAATGACAGCTACTTTAGATCAAAAAGTAAAAGACGTATGGTTGGCAGACATCCCTATGAAGAGAGGTGGTAAGCCAGAGGAAGTAGCAGATCTTTGTGTATTCTTAGCTTCTGATATGTCTACATATATTACTAGACAAACTATTCAGTTGACTGGTGCCATGAAGTCATAA
- the pepT gene encoding peptidase T: protein MEKLLERFLRYVKIDTESVPGLKQIPSTQKQFDLSKLLVEELKEIGLEDITLDDNCYIMATLPSNIDKVVPTIGFVAHVDTTPDFTGANVKPIVWENYDGKDLVLNKEEGIVLKTDNFPEIKAYKGQTVVTTDGTTLLGADDKAGVAEIMTAMDYLVQHPEIKHGKIKICFTPDEEVGAGADLFDVEKFDAEWAYTMDGGPMGEFEYENFNAAGAEITFKGQNVHPGTALGKMVNSMNIAAKFATKLPDNETPETTSGYEGFFHLLGMSGSVEETKLEYIIRDHDRKLFEARKDHLESLVKDFKREYDKATIELSITDQYYNMKEKVTPNMHIVTLALEAMKALEITPDVKAIRGGTDGARLSYMGLPCPNIFAGGHNMHSRFEYVPVPTMVEATKMIVKIAELNAK from the coding sequence ATGGAGAAATTATTAGAAAGATTTTTACGTTATGTGAAAATCGACACAGAATCTGTTCCGGGCTTAAAGCAAATACCTAGTACTCAAAAACAATTTGATTTATCAAAATTACTAGTTGAAGAATTAAAGGAAATAGGTTTAGAAGACATCACTTTAGATGATAACTGCTACATAATGGCAACTTTACCTTCTAATATAGATAAAGTAGTGCCAACGATTGGTTTTGTGGCTCATGTAGACACAACTCCAGATTTTACAGGAGCAAACGTAAAACCTATTGTTTGGGAAAATTACGATGGAAAAGATCTTGTTTTAAATAAGGAAGAAGGTATTGTTTTAAAAACGGATAACTTTCCAGAAATTAAAGCTTATAAAGGGCAAACTGTTGTTACTACAGATGGTACAACGCTTTTAGGAGCTGATGATAAAGCAGGTGTAGCAGAAATTATGACTGCTATGGATTACCTTGTTCAGCATCCAGAAATTAAGCACGGTAAAATTAAAATTTGTTTTACACCAGACGAAGAGGTTGGTGCAGGTGCAGACCTTTTTGATGTAGAAAAGTTTGATGCAGAATGGGCTTACACTATGGATGGTGGTCCGATGGGTGAATTTGAATACGAAAACTTTAATGCTGCAGGTGCTGAAATAACTTTTAAAGGTCAAAATGTACATCCTGGTACAGCATTGGGTAAAATGGTTAACTCCATGAATATTGCGGCAAAATTTGCAACAAAATTACCTGATAATGAAACTCCTGAAACTACTTCTGGTTACGAAGGCTTTTTTCATCTTCTAGGAATGAGCGGTTCTGTTGAAGAAACAAAGTTAGAATACATTATAAGAGATCACGACCGTAAGTTATTTGAGGCACGTAAAGATCATTTAGAATCTTTAGTCAAAGACTTTAAAAGAGAGTATGATAAGGCAACAATTGAATTATCTATTACTGATCAGTACTACAATATGAAAGAAAAGGTAACACCTAATATGCATATTGTTACTCTAGCTTTAGAAGCCATGAAAGCATTAGAAATTACACCAGATGTAAAAGCTATTCGTGGAGGTACAGATGGTGCTCGTTTGTCTTATATGGGTTTACCTTGCCCAAATATCTTTGCAGGTGGACATAACATGCACTCTCGTTTTGAGTATGTTCCTGTTCCAACAATGGTAGAAGCAACAAAAATGATAGTGAAAATTGCAGAACTAAATGCAAAATAG